Genomic segment of Maricaulis maris:
GTGAGAGATCGAGCACCATGCCCAATACCGGCTTCGACATCACCGAACTCGGCCTCGCCGATGCGAAGCTCGTCCGCGGGCCAAAATTCGATGATGACCGCGGATACTTCGCAGTCACAGCAAATGACGAGGCTTTCGAGGCGCTTGGGATCGGACGCCGCTTCACTCAGGACAATCAGTCCTTCTCGCACACCGCCGGGACAGTGCGGGGTCTTCACTACCAGTTGCCGCCCTTTGCCCAGGCAAAGCTTGTGCGGGTTTTGACTGGCAGCATTCGCGACGTAATAGTCGACGCTCGTATCGGCTCGCCCACCTTCGGCGAACATGTCTCCGTGACATTGTCCGCGGAGAGCGGCCAACAAGTCTACGTTCCACGAGGTTTTCTGCACGGTTTTATGACTCTGGAACCCGACACCATGGTGCTCTACAAGGTCGATAATGCCTTTGCGCAAGGCCATGATAGAAGCGTGCAGTGGAACGATCCCGATCTGGCGATCCAGTGGCCTGAGGTAGGAGGCAGCCCCACACTGTCAGAGAAA
This window contains:
- the rfbC gene encoding dTDP-4-dehydrorhamnose 3,5-epimerase encodes the protein MPNTGFDITELGLADAKLVRGPKFDDDRGYFAVTANDEAFEALGIGRRFTQDNQSFSHTAGTVRGLHYQLPPFAQAKLVRVLTGSIRDVIVDARIGSPTFGEHVSVTLSAESGQQVYVPRGFLHGFMTLEPDTMVLYKVDNAFAQGHDRSVQWNDPDLAIQWPEVGGSPTLSEKDRHAARWADLGEPFTYGETELDCAQR